The following proteins are co-located in the Anaerolineae bacterium genome:
- the rimO gene encoding 30S ribosomal protein S12 methylthiotransferase RimO, with protein sequence MAKKQTKQKEPTFYLLTLGCPKNVYDSEGISELLLQANYRSTNQPHRADVLIVNTCGFLQAAKVESLGALQELAARKRKDQLLIAAGCMPQRFGHEITRHIKGLDGLIGTRAWADMVPFIQELRANKQPRPLYHLPETGNISPETIALNRQQIEFGRASAYLKISDGCSAPCAFCTIPSFKGRNRSRPRQHLLAEARRLAKAGVQEIIIIGQDTTAYGRDWGEPDGLPALLEQLVETAPEVKWLRLMYAYPGHASRKLVEVMAAHPQIIPYLDLPLQHAHPDTLKRMRRPHNVNRLLAWIEHYRRAMPGAVLRTTFIVGYPGETETEFQGLLDFIETVQFDRVGAFTFSPEPGTPAFDLPQQIDEEIKQERWERLMACQQPISLRRNQKLIGQKLEVLVEGTGDGLSITRSYRDAPEIDGYVVVEKELPVGQMTPVLVTGAMEYDLIAVPAGEPILVK encoded by the coding sequence ATGGCCAAAAAACAAACCAAACAAAAAGAACCAACTTTTTATCTACTCACCCTCGGCTGTCCCAAAAACGTGTACGACAGCGAAGGTATCAGCGAGTTACTGCTGCAAGCCAACTACCGTAGCACCAACCAACCGCACCGGGCCGACGTGCTGATTGTCAATACCTGCGGCTTTTTGCAGGCGGCTAAAGTGGAGTCGCTGGGCGCGTTGCAAGAACTGGCCGCCCGGAAACGAAAAGATCAACTGCTCATTGCCGCCGGCTGTATGCCCCAACGTTTTGGCCATGAAATAACCCGGCACATTAAAGGGTTGGATGGCCTCATTGGCACCCGCGCCTGGGCCGATATGGTGCCCTTCATCCAAGAATTGCGGGCCAATAAACAACCCCGGCCCCTCTATCACCTTCCCGAAACAGGCAATATTTCCCCGGAAACCATCGCCTTGAACCGGCAGCAGATAGAATTTGGCCGGGCCAGCGCCTACCTCAAAATCAGCGACGGCTGTTCCGCCCCCTGCGCCTTTTGCACCATCCCCAGTTTTAAGGGGCGCAACCGAAGCCGTCCCCGCCAGCATCTTTTGGCGGAGGCCCGGCGGTTGGCCAAGGCCGGGGTGCAGGAAATCATCATCATCGGCCAGGATACCACCGCTTATGGCCGTGATTGGGGCGAGCCGGATGGGCTGCCAGCGCTGCTGGAGCAACTGGTTGAAACCGCGCCGGAGGTCAAATGGCTCCGGCTCATGTACGCCTATCCCGGCCACGCCAGCCGTAAATTGGTTGAGGTAATGGCGGCCCATCCCCAAATCATCCCTTATCTTGACTTGCCGCTGCAACATGCTCATCCTGACACGCTCAAACGGATGCGTCGCCCCCACAATGTAAACAGGCTGCTGGCCTGGATTGAGCATTATCGCCGGGCCATGCCGGGTGCGGTTTTGCGCACCACTTTCATCGTTGGTTATCCCGGAGAAACGGAAACTGAGTTTCAAGGTTTGCTTGACTTTATCGAAACAGTTCAATTTGACCGCGTTGGCGCGTTTACCTTTTCACCGGAGCCGGGCACGCCGGCATTTGACCTGCCTCAACAAATTGACGAAGAAATTAAACAAGAGCGTTGGGAGCGTCTGATGGCCTGCCAACAGCCCATTTCTTTGCGGCGTAACCAGAAGCTGATTGGCCAAAAGCTAGAGGTGCTGGTTGAGGGGACGGGCGATGGCCTGAGTATTACTCGCAGCTACCGCGATGCGCCAGAGATTGACGGCTACGTGGTGGTTGAAAAGGAACTGCCGGTAGGACAGATGACGCCTGTTCTGGTTACCGGCGCAATGGAATATGACCTGATTGCTGTCCCTGCCGGTGAGCCGATTTTGGTAAAATAA
- the lipB gene encoding lipoyl(octanoyl) transferase LipB translates to MNNLCQRQWLGQLGYQRALELQKELVAKRTVGEIPDTLLFLEHPPTYTLGADAHRGHLLISQQEMARLNIAYYTADRGGPIFFHCPGQLVVYPILKLGQNCYNYHDYIKLIESVIIRALSFFEVRAFRQPGQGGIWVLSGTQRKYSQFDSAVAKIGAVGVKVNRANVTSHGFWINVNPSLQYFDLIMPGGVKDGHITSLHHVLNEPIEVGAVIEPVLQAFCQIFALEPLSLTTPAPTSQNFSWRTPKLMVDAKFN, encoded by the coding sequence ATGAATAATCTTTGTCAACGGCAATGGCTTGGCCAACTAGGGTACCAACGGGCTTTGGAACTTCAGAAGGAGTTAGTTGCCAAACGAACTGTCGGGGAAATTCCTGACACTTTGTTATTTCTGGAACACCCACCTACCTACACCCTGGGCGCTGATGCTCATCGAGGGCACTTACTCATCAGCCAGCAGGAGATGGCGCGACTCAACATTGCCTATTATACGGCAGATCGGGGCGGCCCGATTTTTTTCCATTGTCCCGGGCAGTTGGTAGTTTATCCAATTTTGAAGTTAGGCCAAAATTGTTACAATTACCATGATTACATCAAGCTTATAGAAAGCGTTATTATTCGGGCCTTATCGTTCTTTGAGGTCCGGGCTTTTCGACAACCAGGGCAAGGCGGGATCTGGGTGCTTTCTGGCACCCAACGCAAATATAGCCAATTTGATAGTGCGGTGGCCAAAATAGGCGCTGTAGGGGTAAAAGTAAATCGGGCTAATGTCACTAGCCATGGTTTTTGGATTAACGTTAATCCCAGTTTACAATATTTTGATCTAATCATGCCGGGCGGGGTCAAAGACGGTCACATCACCTCCCTGCACCATGTTTTAAATGAGCCTATAGAAGTGGGGGCGGTCATTGAACCGGTGCTGCAAGCCTTTTGCCAGATTTTTGCCTTAGAACCACTTTCGCTAACAACGCCCGCGCCAACAAGTCAAAATTTTAGCTGGCGCACCCCTAAATTAATGGTTGATGCCAAATTTAATTGA
- a CDS encoding fibronectin type III domain-containing protein, which produces MQRFRLLVLFLGSFLALMSLFPRSGSTANHLSNGGFNNPFTNIPDRIWREQYEKIAAGWNHFYIEANTYPGSGNASKLHWMSSAQFAAAFSGGDYHIEGDASQNMWSAYEFDAGVYQQVSGLAVGQGYRFFIKMVTYWRGPGYPDTDGKMVKQVGIDPYGGTDPTGNNVIWSAPDANDNEWVGMVVAATAESNTITVFAKVQAPENDSFNHTDLDMVYFEDSRLEELAPGPTTSLNVAANGNTVNLNWSGSPAGGWVLKGYEVEYKDQAGGDWLTIQDKAGAATGGSFIGQVLHTYTVRARTWQTNGSIDMPGQWVEKSITIADAVTGQVIDHAGLGLSGVRVSVSGQTTSTLSNGGSYALPTGPGTFHIVADDFDSLVAPPPTTVNVPPNGVGSLTITLIPTGTHQAISNNHFETDLSGWNVSDGLAAGVSSVNQHTGSGSLWLSNTVNISQTGVVSQMNAPLLSFWHKNNVPFTVEFLAEGAGASSLDPSAARPILVQTVGAAGDWSHFTLRWAADSDYSGSLGVNFSHNGGPANIFIDEVSIAAAGFEPVYLPVVVKN; this is translated from the coding sequence ATGCAGCGTTTTAGATTGCTTGTTTTATTTTTAGGTAGTTTTTTGGCTCTGATGAGCCTTTTTCCCCGCAGTGGTTCAACCGCCAATCATTTAAGCAACGGCGGCTTTAACAACCCTTTCACCAACATCCCCGATCGGATCTGGCGCGAACAATACGAAAAAATCGCCGCCGGCTGGAATCACTTTTACATTGAAGCCAACACTTATCCCGGCAGTGGCAACGCCTCAAAGCTGCACTGGATGAGTTCGGCCCAATTTGCGGCCGCTTTTAGCGGCGGCGACTATCACATTGAAGGCGATGCCTCCCAAAATATGTGGTCCGCTTATGAATTTGACGCCGGCGTTTACCAGCAAGTGAGCGGGCTGGCGGTCGGGCAGGGCTACAGATTTTTTATCAAGATGGTCACTTACTGGCGGGGGCCGGGCTACCCTGATACCGACGGCAAGATGGTCAAACAGGTGGGTATTGACCCTTACGGCGGCACCGACCCCACCGGCAACAACGTTATCTGGAGCGCCCCCGATGCCAATGATAATGAGTGGGTTGGAATGGTGGTGGCCGCCACCGCCGAAAGCAACACCATCACCGTATTTGCCAAAGTACAGGCCCCGGAAAACGATTCTTTTAACCACACCGATCTGGATATGGTTTATTTTGAAGACTCCCGGCTGGAAGAGCTGGCGCCCGGCCCCACCACCAGCCTGAACGTGGCCGCCAATGGCAACACGGTCAATCTGAATTGGTCCGGTAGCCCGGCTGGGGGGTGGGTGCTCAAGGGCTACGAGGTTGAGTACAAAGACCAGGCCGGCGGCGACTGGCTGACGATCCAGGACAAGGCCGGCGCGGCCACCGGCGGCTCCTTCATCGGCCAGGTGCTGCATACTTATACTGTTCGGGCGCGAACCTGGCAGACAAACGGCAGTATAGACATGCCGGGCCAGTGGGTTGAAAAAAGTATCACCATTGCTGATGCCGTGACCGGACAGGTGATTGACCACGCCGGTTTGGGCTTGAGCGGGGTCAGGGTATCGGTTAGTGGCCAGACTACCTCTACCTTAAGTAACGGTGGTAGTTATGCCTTACCAACCGGCCCCGGTACTTTTCACATTGTGGCCGATGATTTTGATAGTCTGGTCGCCCCGCCTCCCACAACGGTGAATGTGCCCCCTAATGGCGTTGGCAGCCTGACAATCACCCTGATCCCCACGGGAACCCATCAGGCCATCAGCAACAATCACTTTGAAACCGATCTGTCTGGCTGGAATGTGAGTGATGGTTTGGCTGCCGGGGTTTCAAGCGTAAACCAACATACGGGCAGTGGGAGCTTATGGTTATCAAATACCGTTAATATCTCACAAACCGGCGTTGTTTCCCAGATGAACGCCCCCCTGCTTTCTTTCTGGCACAAAAACAATGTTCCTTTTACCGTTGAATTTTTAGCCGAAGGAGCGGGGGCATCATCCCTTGACCCCAGTGCCGCGCGTCCTATCCTGGTTCAAACGGTGGGCGCGGCCGGTGATTGGTCTCACTTTACCCTCCGCTGGGCGGCAGATAGTGATTATAGCGGTTCTCTGGGGGTTAATTTTAGCCATAACGGTGGGCCGGCTAATATCTTTATTGATGAAGTCAGTATTGCCGCCGCTGGCTTTGAGCCCGTTTATCTGCCCGTGGTGGTGAAAAATTAA
- the trxA gene encoding thioredoxin → MTTPIHVTDANFDAEVLKCDIPVLTDFWAEWCSPCKAIAPYLDEIAAEYKDRIKVVKLDVDANPLTPGRYSVLSLPTLMLFKFGQPVERLMGAQSKKAILNKITPYLDA, encoded by the coding sequence ATGACAACGCCCATTCACGTAACTGACGCCAATTTTGATGCCGAAGTATTAAAATGTGATATTCCGGTGCTCACCGATTTTTGGGCCGAATGGTGCAGCCCCTGTAAAGCCATTGCCCCGTATTTGGATGAAATTGCAGCCGAATACAAGGACCGGATTAAAGTAGTTAAGCTGGATGTTGACGCCAATCCCTTGACCCCCGGCCGGTATTCCGTATTGAGCCTGCCCACGCTTATGCTCTTTAAGTTTGGCCAGCCGGTTGAACGTTTAATGGGCGCTCAATCCAAAAAAGCCATCTTAAACAAAATAACGCCTTATTTGGATGCGTAA
- the lipA gene encoding lipoyl synthase, producing the protein MPNLIDSNNKIAPENKLPQRKPKWLKVRIPASNGYERLKKLMQEKGLHTVCEEAMCPNIGECWHRGTATFLLLGDICTRSCGFCHIKTGRPAGLDEDEPRRVAESVLAMKLNHCVLTSVNRDELPDGGAHIFANTIREIRKRMSHCTVEVLIPDFKGDRAALQKVMETRPEILNHNIETVPRLYRTVRPQANYQRSLKVLAQAKELDPGAITKSGIMVGLGETKEEIFNVMRDLREHQVDILTIGQYLRPSSLHLPIYRYVHPDEFGEFHHVGLELGFRWVESGPLVRSSYHAAGQAEALALPVRSLT; encoded by the coding sequence ATGCCAAATTTAATTGATTCAAATAATAAGATTGCTCCAGAGAATAAGTTGCCGCAACGCAAACCAAAATGGCTAAAAGTGCGTATTCCGGCCAGTAATGGCTATGAGCGCCTTAAAAAGTTAATGCAGGAAAAGGGCCTGCATACGGTGTGTGAAGAGGCAATGTGCCCCAATATTGGCGAGTGCTGGCACCGAGGCACGGCCACTTTTTTGCTCCTGGGAGATATTTGCACCCGTTCCTGCGGCTTTTGCCATATCAAAACGGGCCGCCCTGCCGGGCTGGATGAAGACGAACCCCGCCGGGTGGCCGAGAGCGTGCTGGCCATGAAGCTCAACCATTGCGTGCTAACTTCGGTTAACCGAGACGAGTTGCCCGACGGCGGCGCGCACATTTTTGCCAACACCATCCGTGAAATTCGCAAACGGATGTCTCATTGCACGGTTGAGGTGCTCATTCCCGACTTTAAGGGCGACCGAGCGGCTTTGCAGAAGGTTATGGAGACCCGGCCCGAAATTCTCAACCACAATATTGAAACCGTGCCTCGTCTTTATCGGACGGTGCGGCCTCAGGCCAATTACCAACGCTCGCTCAAGGTTCTGGCCCAGGCCAAAGAACTGGATCCCGGCGCAATCACCAAAAGCGGGATTATGGTGGGCCTGGGTGAAACTAAAGAAGAAATTTTTAACGTTATGCGCGACCTGCGGGAACATCAGGTTGATATTTTGACCATCGGCCAATATCTGCGGCCTTCGTCGCTGCACCTGCCCATTTACCGTTACGTTCATCCAGACGAGTTCGGAGAATTTCACCACGTAGGGTTGGAGTTGGGCTTTCGCTGGGTGGAAAGTGGCCCGCTGGTCCGCAGCAGCTACCACGCCGCGGGCCAGGCCGAAGCGCTGGCCCTGCCGGTTCGGTCATTAACCTAA
- a CDS encoding response regulator transcription factor, whose amino-acid sequence MVVDDHEVVRLGLNNLLSRQPGWEVVAEAGTVAEAIQLADEYEPDIVVMDIRLSDGSGIDACYEIVKAHPHIKVIMLTSFAEDDLLFNAISAGAVGYVLKQVGNDDLVRAIETIGRGEALLDPSVTGRVLAKLRDTTHTEAFAGLSDQELKVLALITQGKTNKEIAAHLYLGEGTVRNYVSNILGKLGLSNRAEATAYAVRHNLDDYLKVLE is encoded by the coding sequence ATGGTCGTAGACGACCACGAAGTGGTTCGTTTGGGCTTGAACAACTTGTTATCACGCCAGCCAGGTTGGGAAGTAGTGGCCGAGGCAGGCACGGTGGCCGAGGCCATTCAACTGGCCGATGAATATGAGCCTGATATAGTGGTGATGGACATTCGCCTTAGCGACGGCAGCGGCATTGATGCCTGTTACGAAATTGTCAAAGCTCATCCTCATATCAAGGTGATTATGCTCACCTCTTTTGCCGAAGACGACCTTCTTTTCAACGCCATTTCTGCCGGGGCCGTGGGTTATGTGTTAAAGCAAGTGGGCAACGATGACTTGGTGCGGGCAATTGAAACCATTGGCCGGGGCGAGGCATTGTTAGACCCCAGCGTTACCGGCCGGGTTCTGGCCAAATTGCGCGATACCACCCACACCGAGGCCTTTGCCGGTTTATCAGACCAGGAACTCAAAGTATTGGCCCTGATTACCCAGGGCAAAACAAATAAAGAAATTGCCGCCCATCTTTATTTAGGCGAAGGCACGGTGCGTAATTACGTTAGCAATATTCTGGGCAAGTTGGGTTTATCCAACCGGGCCGAAGCCACCGCCTATGCCGTCCGTCATAATCTTGACGACTATTTGAAGGTTTTGGAATGA
- a CDS encoding MFS transporter, whose protein sequence is MDNLKQMYGIGLMAFIIFLSNLVGLPVLPELAADLGAAPAQIPIVVSAALATVVIVQFFAGILADRYSKRTLILTGTLIGSISSLLCVVATHWLQLTMLRVAGGIADAIAMPALLAITASLGTEQPGKFFGILRSSQGLSVIAGPALGSIMSLVSLRAPFMVDGLFSLLAFFAALALIKNTEKVKPEHSLSVFRGLGLVFADKRVYLYLLMGITGMFSFGILYSFVPTKAQVVGLAAWQIGLILSIGALIFSLVSYSVGALSDRFGRRAFVVVAQALIVISGVGLIFSHSFPALLACYALFCVGETIPYLLSFVYAGETFNPRYVGTSMGVFDSLMDLSLFIGPLLAVFIYSSTGQFAPVFLLAVAPALLAFFVTMIWLPPRAEQVSLEGV, encoded by the coding sequence ATGGATAATTTAAAGCAGATGTATGGCATTGGCCTGATGGCCTTTATCATCTTTCTGAGTAACTTGGTGGGGCTGCCTGTTTTGCCTGAGCTGGCTGCCGATTTGGGCGCAGCGCCGGCGCAAATCCCTATTGTGGTCTCTGCTGCTCTGGCCACGGTAGTGATTGTGCAATTTTTTGCCGGCATCCTGGCCGACCGTTATTCCAAACGGACGCTCATTCTCACAGGCACGCTGATTGGCTCAATTTCGTCTTTGCTTTGTGTGGTCGCCACCCACTGGCTGCAATTAACCATGCTGCGCGTGGCCGGCGGCATCGCCGATGCAATTGCTATGCCCGCGCTTCTGGCCATTACCGCCTCGCTGGGAACGGAACAGCCGGGGAAATTTTTTGGCATTTTACGCAGCAGCCAGGGCTTGTCTGTTATTGCCGGCCCGGCCCTGGGCAGTATTATGTCGCTGGTTTCGTTGCGAGCGCCATTTATGGTGGATGGTCTGTTCTCGCTGCTGGCCTTTTTTGCGGCGCTGGCCTTGATAAAAAACACCGAAAAGGTTAAGCCTGAACATAGTTTGAGCGTATTTCGCGGTTTGGGTTTGGTTTTTGCGGACAAACGGGTGTATCTCTACCTGTTAATGGGCATCACGGGCATGTTCAGTTTTGGCATTCTCTATAGTTTTGTGCCCACCAAAGCGCAGGTTGTGGGACTGGCGGCGTGGCAAATCGGCTTAATTTTAAGCATTGGGGCGTTGATTTTTAGCCTGGTATCGTATTCTGTTGGCGCGCTCTCGGATAGATTTGGCCGCCGGGCGTTTGTGGTGGTGGCTCAGGCGCTCATTGTTATTTCTGGCGTTGGCCTCATTTTCAGCCACAGCTTCCCGGCGCTGTTGGCCTGTTACGCCCTCTTTTGTGTGGGCGAGACCATCCCCTATCTGCTCAGTTTTGTTTACGCCGGTGAAACCTTTAACCCCCGCTATGTGGGTACGTCAATGGGCGTTTTTGACTCTTTGATGGACCTGTCGTTATTCATTGGGCCTTTGCTGGCGGTGTTTATTTATAGTTCAACCGGCCAATTTGCGCCTGTCTTTTTGTTAGCCGTGGCGCCGGCCCTGCTTGCCTTTTTTGTCACAATGATCTGGCTGCCACCCCGGGCCGAACAAGTAAGCCTGGAAGGAGTTTAA
- a CDS encoding PAS domain S-box protein, which translates to MGGNKSKTKQQLMAEVAQLQQRVDQLETQLKPPVVSGQQNVVSIDGAKIGPSQVRIASIVDIANEAIISVNQAQKIIMYNKGAENIFGYSPEEALGRPLDILIPEKSVAIHRRHITEFAGSETTVRLMGERQEIAGRRKNGQVFPAEASISKLKVDGGNIFTVVLRDITRRKQAEKERERLIDELRALNEAAQAINSELSLEQVLHKIAEAAQNLVKTKFAALGVRDSQDQLSHFITAGIIQQEPAQIGPSPIDRGLLNTLLNEGQSVIINNIAQHPDAAGFPNHYPVMRSLLGVPVFSSKGDLIGALYLADKKDGSDFIEADQKLIEMLAYHAAIAIENARLYEQTQRLAILEEQERFARDLHDGIIQSIYGVGLSLDSAKAAISATNGAARQQIDLSLKSLAQVITDVRNYIFDLRPQALKDKGLYARMHGLIKELQINTTFAIKSQIDPEINTYLSESEASHVFHIAHEALANVVRHSKGRKIRLNLTRDNGQINLLVEDDGIGFTPPTKIKHGHHGLANMQKRVSLLSAKLKIDSTPGQGTRVTLKLPSRK; encoded by the coding sequence ATGGGGGGTAACAAAAGTAAAACCAAACAACAACTGATGGCAGAAGTGGCCCAGTTACAGCAGCGGGTGGACCAGTTAGAAACACAACTGAAGCCCCCGGTAGTTTCGGGGCAGCAAAACGTCGTCTCGATTGATGGGGCCAAAATTGGGCCAAGCCAGGTGCGCATTGCCAGCATTGTGGATATTGCCAACGAGGCCATTATTTCCGTCAACCAAGCCCAAAAAATTATTATGTATAACAAAGGGGCCGAGAATATTTTTGGCTATTCGCCCGAAGAGGCCCTTGGCCGGCCGTTGGATATCCTCATCCCCGAAAAGTCTGTGGCCATCCACCGCCGGCACATTACCGAATTTGCCGGTTCCGAAACCACCGTGCGGCTGATGGGCGAACGCCAGGAAATTGCAGGGCGCAGAAAAAACGGCCAGGTATTTCCGGCGGAAGCCTCGATCTCAAAACTTAAAGTAGATGGGGGAAATATCTTTACGGTTGTGCTGCGCGATATTACCCGCCGCAAGCAAGCGGAAAAAGAACGAGAGCGCCTGATTGACGAGCTAAGAGCCTTGAACGAGGCGGCGCAGGCCATCAACTCTGAACTTTCCCTGGAGCAGGTATTGCACAAAATCGCCGAAGCCGCCCAGAATCTGGTAAAAACTAAATTTGCGGCGCTGGGCGTGCGCGACAGCCAAGACCAACTCTCTCACTTTATCACGGCCGGCATCATCCAACAAGAACCCGCTCAAATAGGGCCATCGCCCATTGACCGGGGCTTGTTGAACACGCTGTTGAATGAGGGGCAGTCGGTTATTATTAACAACATTGCCCAGCATCCCGACGCCGCGGGCTTCCCTAATCATTATCCGGTAATGCGCAGCCTGTTGGGAGTGCCCGTTTTCTCCTCTAAAGGCGATTTGATTGGCGCCCTTTACCTGGCCGATAAAAAGGATGGCTCTGATTTTATTGAAGCCGACCAAAAACTGATAGAAATGCTGGCTTATCACGCCGCCATTGCCATTGAAAACGCCCGCCTCTACGAGCAAACCCAACGCCTGGCGATTTTAGAAGAACAAGAACGTTTTGCCCGCGACCTGCACGACGGCATCATTCAATCCATCTATGGCGTGGGCCTGTCCCTGGACAGCGCCAAAGCGGCCATTTCCGCCACCAACGGTGCGGCCAGGCAACAAATTGACCTCAGCTTAAAAAGCCTGGCCCAAGTGATCACCGACGTACGCAACTATATTTTTGACCTGCGCCCGCAGGCGCTCAAGGACAAAGGACTGTACGCCCGGATGCACGGCCTGATCAAAGAATTACAGATAAACACGACCTTTGCCATCAAATCTCAAATTGACCCGGAGATCAACACCTATTTGAGCGAGTCTGAGGCCAGCCACGTTTTCCACATTGCGCACGAGGCCCTGGCTAACGTGGTGCGTCACAGCAAGGGGCGCAAGATCAGGCTGAACCTGACCAGGGACAACGGCCAGATCAACCTTTTAGTTGAAGATGACGGCATTGGTTTTACGCCTCCTACCAAAATCAAGCACGGCCATCACGGCCTGGCCAATATGCAAAAGCGCGTTTCATTATTGAGCGCCAAACTCAAAATTGACAGCACCCCGGGACAGGGCACCCGGGTCACTCTGAAACTACCATCCCGAAAATGA
- a CDS encoding HNH endonuclease: MGEVLVLNATYEPLSVVSIRRAVVLLLKEKAELIEAAEAKLRSENLSLPVPLVIRLVYFVKIPRRVALPVTRRGVLSRDHYTCQYCGATPPRKNLTVDHVVARSRGGKTTWENVVTACEKCNGRKGSRTPDEANMKLLSQPKRPRYLAIAALSSVETKQAWGKYILWD, from the coding sequence GTGGGAGAAGTGCTTGTGCTTAATGCAACTTATGAACCCCTCAGCGTGGTTTCCATCAGGCGGGCGGTGGTTTTGCTGCTGAAGGAAAAGGCCGAATTGATTGAGGCAGCCGAAGCGAAGCTGCGTTCGGAGAATCTCAGTTTGCCTGTGCCGCTGGTGATTCGCCTGGTGTATTTTGTCAAAATACCCCGCCGGGTGGCCCTGCCCGTTACCCGGCGAGGCGTGTTATCGCGCGATCATTACACCTGCCAGTATTGTGGGGCCACGCCGCCGCGCAAGAATCTAACGGTAGATCATGTGGTGGCTCGTTCGCGCGGTGGCAAAACTACCTGGGAAAATGTGGTGACCGCTTGCGAAAAGTGCAACGGGCGCAAGGGCAGCCGCACCCCGGACGAAGCTAACATGAAATTATTATCCCAACCCAAACGCCCGCGCTACCTGGCCATTGCCGCGCTCTCCAGTGTAGAAACCAAGCAGGCCTGGGGTAAATATATCCTGTGGGATTAA